The Prunus persica cultivar Lovell chromosome G7, Prunus_persica_NCBIv2, whole genome shotgun sequence genome has a segment encoding these proteins:
- the LOC18771236 gene encoding transcription factor bHLH106, with translation MQPADHQNQELYRFLAQNGLINMNNNNGSYVGFPGGASCDQFSAMQSFCSSSSYNYYPLEVSGVSTEHETSPQDRALAALKNHKEAEKRRRERINSHLDKLRGLLPCNSKTDKASLLAKVVQRVKELKQQTSELTELESFPSETDEITVLSSDDYSSDGRIIFKASLCCEDRTDLLPDLIEILKSLHLKTLRAEMATLGGRIRNVLIVAADKDHTIESVHFLQNALKSLLERSNASERSKRRRVLDRTLVL, from the exons ATGCAGCCAGCTGATCATCAAAACCAAGAGCTCTACCGTTTTTTGGCCCAAAACGGGTTAATTAACATGAACAACAACAATGGTTCATATGTTGGGTTTCCAGGAGGAGCTAGCTGTGATCAGTTTTCAGCTATGCAAAGCTTTTGCAGCTCTTCTTCTTACAATTATTACCCTCTGGAGGTCTCTGGAGTTAGCACTGAACATGAAACCTCACCTCAAGACAGAGCCCTTGCTGCTCTCAAGAATCACAAGGAGGCTgagaagagaaggagagagagaatcaaCTCCCATCTCGATAAGCTTCGAGGCCTTCTTCCTTGCAATTCCAAG ACAGACAAAGCCTCGCTGTTAGCAAAGGTGGTTCAACGAGTGAAAGAGCTGAAACAACAAACTTCAGAGCTCACTGAGCTTGAGAGCTTCCCTTCTGAGACTGATGAAATCACTGTGCTCTCTTCGGATGATTATTCAAGTGATGGAAGAATTATTTTCAAGGCCTCGTTGTGCTGCGAGGACCGGACCGACCTCCTACCTGATCTAATTGAAATTCTAAAGTCCCTCCATCTCAAGACACTCAGAGCTGAAATGGCCACCCTCGGAGGAAGAATTCGCAACGTGCTTATCGTTGCTGCGGATAAAGATCACACCATTGAATCAGTCCATTTCTTGCAGAATGCGTTGAAGTCATTACTAGAACGCTCAAATGCTAGTGAAAGATCGAAAAGGCGACGCGTATTAGACCGCACATTAGTCCTTTAA
- the LOC18769633 gene encoding uncharacterized protein LOC18769633, with amino-acid sequence MSLLVMEKTISASVLEEIPASENAKEFLASIVQKYKPEDKAQVRKLITALTSAKFDGVGSVREYILGLACIANKLKVLKVPIDETFLVHIAVNSLPSSYGQLVRVYSIMKEMWTVNELIYVCVLEEQRQKNDKGKRA; translated from the coding sequence ATGTCTCTCCTTGTTATGGAGAAGACAATTTCTGCATCTGTGCTTGAGGAAATACCTGCTTCTGAGAATGCAAAAGAGTTTTTGGCATCTATAGTTCAGAAGTATAAGCCAGAAGATAAGGCACAAGTTAGAAAATTGATCACTGCTCTCACTTCTGCTAAGTTTGATGGTGTTGGGTCTGTAAGAGAGTATATTCTGGGATTGGCTTGCATTGCAAATAAGCTGAAAGTGCTCAAGGTCCCCATAGATGAGACCTTCTTGGTGCATATTGCCGTAAACTCTCTTCCAAGCTCTTATGGGCAATTGGTAAGAGTATACAGCATTATGAAGGAGATGTGGACAGTGAATGAGCTTATTTACGTGTGTGTTCTAGAAGAACAGAGGCAAAAGAATGACAAGGGAAAGCGAGCTTAA